In Clostridium sp. JN-1, one genomic interval encodes:
- a CDS encoding DUF2922 domain-containing protein: MANRLTMRFTTAQEGKYFSLDIDNIKEDEKGEPAITQDQISTLMDLIVAKKIFISKNGSPVGKKDAKIVTTATKQFEMK, from the coding sequence ATGGCAAACAGACTTACTATGAGGTTTACTACTGCACAGGAAGGCAAATATTTTTCTCTTGATATAGACAATATAAAAGAGGATGAAAAAGGAGAACCGGCTATTACCCAGGATCAAATTTCAACTCTCATGGATTTAATAGTTGCAAAGAAGATATTCATAAGTAAGAACGGTTCACCGGTTGGTAAAAAGGATGCTAAAATTGTAACAACAGCTACAAAACAATTTGAAATGAAATAG
- a CDS encoding YvrJ family protein produces MYDQLVSLISTVGFPIAVSIYLLISFENKIDVLVKSIESLRADVSAVIKNQEKK; encoded by the coding sequence ATGTATGACCAGCTGGTTAGTTTAATCAGTACCGTAGGGTTCCCAATAGCAGTTAGCATATATCTCCTCATAAGTTTTGAAAATAAGATTGATGTTTTAGTCAAATCTATTGAAAGCTTAAGAGCGGATGTATCAGCCGTTATAAAAAACCAGGAAAAGAAATAG
- a CDS encoding DrmE family protein, whose translation MDEPSIEEILKYSIYFRDKALYIGDYELRNAEILINSFNNDKKVNLFMSPQNLKVELLSFMVLSIKIYVENLKNTETDILDYLKPGDTVNYAGKKVEYCGTDDIFGEEKIKLRYKKNDITWIRLSDAYKLSLNKGISTNLNVMGAENKFNKKSGLYILADMLHLKSENLTKVINNKMLVVYQPGNELKALLDDIKIKVKNKKYGFTEIFPSKYNDDDLKGNKLKLEEILIFTSSLDNAMEIIREDKKIDKILLVGENTYISEIGGILDILLNKSRIKKIFILNNFNKNSKISEILDENYDINLYAWTKNALLNNFTVESLNNIILTHHEVDVLKNREVSHIVLKEQSEICGYMFDLKRRLYNISNDDVSYENTNNFLMASYGLFKIFEKLTVPICEYDRYIEENDLKKYTVGKVLEALYVAPEKYCQYRSYSENLKKVVELSEKLKDILYNKNPKLEYIKNMNLREMDLIICSNPIEKLILKKYGSFNVLCIKDFKLNFKPSKIYRNVVFTGIYDSNKIDQLSSYIGYSISNLLYPTEVFKYNSKVEKYNRKIKQVEESNILSIDKTVDLMDKAKIDFTKFKEVKKIGKENREEIAVQELDEKIEKNVYRHYAKDNYLQKINLDCEIDDLLNIPAHDDQIIGGNNYNNNSNSSIDMCLEFEKHKIALLTRFYKAKCIENSTGKVLNKDIQSLKVGDNLLFINYKNEGDLENLFRKIIYSDKFKSKYGRHYKNMRYWKNSLKKYMYNNQLVTSNIATELLIYGVSRGDMAIKSWISGNEIVGPREKETYGALAKITGDPYFLKNWEEIYNSCNLMRKFRMNFKKNNFNIMVIRSVMKKLDIKDELGQLINEFIDDIKECGQVVTVKKILNVSFNVPANRANCIIDKAAVDDFFY comes from the coding sequence ATGGATGAACCTTCTATAGAGGAAATTCTTAAATATAGCATATATTTTAGAGATAAAGCATTGTATATAGGTGATTATGAGTTGAGAAATGCCGAAATTTTAATAAATTCTTTCAATAACGATAAAAAAGTTAATTTGTTCATGAGTCCACAAAATTTAAAAGTAGAATTATTATCTTTTATGGTACTATCCATAAAAATATATGTTGAAAACTTGAAAAACACTGAAACAGATATACTTGATTATTTGAAGCCAGGAGATACCGTAAATTATGCTGGCAAGAAAGTAGAATATTGCGGCACAGATGATATATTTGGAGAAGAAAAGATAAAATTGAGATATAAGAAAAATGATATCACATGGATTAGGTTAAGTGATGCCTATAAGTTGTCATTGAATAAAGGCATATCAACAAATTTAAATGTTATGGGTGCAGAGAATAAATTCAATAAAAAAAGTGGGCTCTACATTTTGGCTGACATGTTACACTTGAAATCAGAAAACTTGACCAAGGTTATAAATAATAAAATGCTTGTAGTTTACCAGCCGGGAAATGAATTAAAAGCTTTGCTAGACGATATAAAAATAAAAGTTAAAAATAAAAAATATGGGTTCACTGAAATATTTCCAAGCAAATATAACGATGATGATTTAAAGGGAAATAAATTAAAATTAGAAGAAATATTAATTTTTACCTCTAGTCTTGACAATGCTATGGAAATTATTAGAGAAGATAAAAAGATAGATAAAATATTACTTGTGGGAGAAAATACATACATTTCTGAAATAGGTGGTATCTTAGATATTCTATTAAATAAGAGTAGGATAAAAAAGATATTTATATTAAACAATTTCAATAAGAACAGCAAAATTTCCGAGATATTAGATGAAAATTATGATATAAATTTATATGCCTGGACAAAAAATGCACTTCTAAATAATTTCACAGTAGAATCTTTAAATAATATTATATTAACACATCATGAAGTAGATGTTTTAAAGAATAGGGAAGTCTCACATATAGTGTTAAAAGAACAATCAGAAATATGTGGGTATATGTTTGATTTGAAGAGAAGATTATATAATATATCAAATGATGATGTATCATATGAAAATACTAATAACTTTTTAATGGCCTCTTATGGGTTGTTTAAAATATTTGAAAAATTGACTGTACCTATATGTGAATATGATAGATATATAGAAGAAAACGATCTAAAAAAATATACAGTAGGAAAAGTTTTAGAGGCTTTATATGTAGCCCCAGAAAAGTACTGTCAATATAGGAGTTATAGTGAAAATTTAAAAAAGGTAGTAGAGCTGTCAGAAAAGTTGAAAGATATATTATATAATAAAAACCCTAAATTAGAGTATATAAAAAACATGAATTTGCGAGAAATGGATTTGATAATTTGTAGTAATCCTATAGAGAAGTTAATTCTCAAAAAATACGGTTCTTTTAACGTGCTCTGTATAAAGGATTTTAAGTTAAATTTTAAACCAAGTAAAATTTATAGAAATGTAGTGTTTACGGGGATATATGACAGCAATAAAATTGACCAACTCTCATCGTATATAGGTTATAGTATTTCAAACTTATTATATCCAACTGAAGTTTTTAAATATAACAGTAAAGTAGAAAAATATAATAGAAAAATTAAACAAGTGGAAGAAAGTAATATATTAAGTATTGATAAAACTGTAGATTTAATGGACAAAGCTAAAATAGATTTTACAAAGTTTAAAGAAGTTAAAAAAATTGGAAAAGAAAATAGAGAGGAAATAGCTGTACAGGAATTAGATGAAAAAATAGAGAAAAATGTGTATCGGCACTATGCCAAGGACAATTATTTGCAGAAAATTAATTTGGATTGTGAGATTGATGATCTCTTAAATATTCCGGCACACGATGATCAAATAATAGGCGGAAATAATTACAATAATAATTCTAATTCTAGTATAGATATGTGTTTGGAGTTTGAAAAACATAAGATAGCGCTTTTAACTAGGTTTTATAAAGCAAAGTGTATAGAAAATAGTACTGGAAAAGTATTAAATAAAGATATTCAATCTCTTAAAGTAGGAGATAATTTATTGTTTATAAATTATAAAAACGAGGGTGATTTGGAAAATTTATTCCGTAAAATTATATATTCGGATAAATTTAAATCAAAATATGGTAGGCACTATAAAAATATGAGGTATTGGAAGAATTCTTTAAAAAAGTATATGTATAATAACCAGCTAGTTACATCCAATATAGCCACAGAATTATTAATTTATGGTGTAAGCAGGGGAGATATGGCGATAAAAAGTTGGATTTCAGGTAATGAAATAGTTGGACCGAGAGAAAAAGAAACATATGGAGCCCTTGCAAAGATAACTGGTGACCCATATTTTTTAAAGAATTGGGAAGAAATATATAATTCTTGTAATTTGATGAGAAAATTTAGGATGAATTTCAAAAAAAATAATTTTAACATAATGGTTATTAGGTCTGTCATGAAAAAGCTAGACATTAAAGATGAATTAGGCCAGCTTATAAATGAGTTTATTGACGACATAAAGGAATGTGGACAGGTAGTTACGGTTAAAAAAATTTTAAATGTTTCATTTAATGTTCCTGCAAACAGGGCTAATTGTATTATAGACAAAGCAGCAGTTGATGATTTTTTCTATTAG
- a CDS encoding DUF1998 domain-containing protein → MSNDSFEKLSYPAHGIRLGQLISTFGPGAIVDFTDQSLMVAAPKYWREYNTIHDERLEKKLHVDGFRIPQGESSVPFVRFPEWYFCPRCRKLQRISEWEKEYYDSTSKFMKIPKCLNCNIPIIPMSILVACKNGHVDDFPWEEWVHMGKEKVCCHAHLKVMANSGTLGLESLKVECATCGTIKSLKGAFKHDILKRLKNKDGSEFQCNCRMPWKSKNKDKNESCGEIPQAILRNASSLYFAKIESSLVIPPYSDRLNVAIESSHQFESFLNMKNKKEEKGKLQEFLDDSLEDYIDLIAEEINQDDKEAIRKIIDRKLNGDAEIDNASRNTYRYEEYEVLLGNVEKSLFDDYDFKTEIKEIKDYNMPELSNVTLVKKLKEVRALVGHTRIKPPEQYIMGVDNNLGEAKLVNIKEYTDKWYPAYEVRGEGIFIELNSDLIDKWVVGNSHIIKNIEKLDLRYNKEKPIELKRKITPKFVLLHTFSHILIRELSFECGYSSTSIRERIYCDLPGEENKMNGILIYTADADSEGSLGGLVKQGNPEFLPRIIKNAINRAKWCSADPVCINSDGQGRDSLNLAACHNCVLLPETSCEEFNVLLDRTTLVGNLENKKIGFFSRYI, encoded by the coding sequence ATGAGTAATGATAGCTTTGAAAAATTAAGTTACCCGGCACATGGTATCAGACTCGGGCAACTTATAAGTACTTTTGGACCTGGAGCCATAGTGGATTTTACAGACCAGAGTTTGATGGTGGCGGCACCAAAATATTGGAGAGAATATAACACTATACATGATGAAAGGCTGGAAAAGAAATTACATGTAGATGGATTTAGAATTCCCCAAGGTGAATCTTCGGTACCATTTGTAAGATTTCCAGAGTGGTACTTTTGTCCAAGATGTAGGAAGCTGCAGCGTATATCTGAATGGGAAAAAGAATACTACGATTCAACTTCAAAATTTATGAAGATACCTAAATGTTTAAATTGCAATATTCCTATAATTCCTATGTCAATTTTAGTTGCATGTAAAAATGGACATGTGGATGACTTCCCGTGGGAAGAATGGGTTCACATGGGTAAAGAAAAGGTTTGTTGCCACGCACACTTGAAGGTTATGGCTAATTCTGGGACACTTGGACTTGAAAGCTTGAAGGTTGAATGTGCAACTTGTGGTACAATAAAATCTTTAAAGGGCGCATTTAAGCATGATATTCTAAAAAGGTTAAAAAATAAAGATGGGAGCGAATTTCAATGCAATTGTAGGATGCCGTGGAAAAGTAAAAATAAAGATAAAAATGAAAGTTGTGGAGAAATTCCACAGGCTATTTTGAGAAATGCATCCAGCCTTTATTTTGCAAAGATAGAAAGTTCTTTAGTAATACCTCCTTATTCAGACAGGCTGAATGTTGCAATTGAAAGTTCTCACCAATTTGAGAGTTTTTTAAATATGAAAAATAAAAAGGAAGAGAAAGGAAAGCTCCAAGAATTTTTAGATGATAGTTTGGAAGACTATATAGACCTTATAGCTGAAGAAATAAACCAGGATGATAAAGAAGCCATAAGAAAGATAATTGATAGGAAGCTAAATGGTGATGCTGAAATAGATAATGCCAGCAGGAACACTTATAGGTATGAGGAATATGAAGTGCTTTTGGGGAATGTAGAGAAATCTTTATTTGACGACTATGATTTTAAAACAGAAATTAAGGAAATAAAAGATTATAATATGCCAGAGCTTTCTAATGTCACGCTAGTAAAGAAACTTAAGGAAGTTAGGGCTTTAGTTGGACATACGAGGATAAAACCACCAGAGCAGTATATTATGGGAGTAGATAATAATTTGGGTGAGGCCAAGTTGGTGAATATAAAAGAATATACGGATAAATGGTATCCTGCCTATGAAGTAAGGGGAGAAGGTATATTTATAGAATTAAATTCAGATCTTATAGATAAATGGGTAGTTGGTAACAGTCATATTATAAAAAATATTGAGAAGTTAGATTTAAGATATAATAAAGAAAAACCTATTGAATTAAAGAGAAAAATAACTCCTAAATTTGTATTGTTACATACATTTTCACATATTTTGATAAGGGAACTTAGTTTTGAATGTGGGTATTCATCTACGTCTATAAGGGAAAGAATTTATTGCGATTTGCCCGGTGAAGAAAATAAAATGAATGGTATATTAATATATACGGCCGATGCAGATTCAGAAGGAAGTTTGGGTGGCTTAGTCAAGCAAGGAAATCCAGAATTTCTGCCACGTATCATAAAAAATGCAATAAATAGGGCAAAGTGGTGTTCTGCAGACCCGGTGTGCATAAACAGTGATGGCCAGGGAAGGGATAGCTTAAATTTAGCTGCATGCCATAATTGTGTGCTGTTGCCAGAGACTAGCTGTGAAGAATTCAATGTTTTATTGGATAGGACGACTTTAGTGGGAAACCTTGAAAATAAGAAAATTGGATTTTTTAGTAGGTACATCTAG
- a CDS encoding helicase-related protein has product MDEFEEAREKIYESVRKELLGPGSEDIGSDVEHELITDEPITRYSTGILFPQKDEKKQEDDDIVDKMNDLRNDYDLYGCEGGHKLPCNNSGEHKGDQEEVNYSIEEKINMANELNPSSMGMTFFARGNLKKLNIRIKAAKYRKSTLKDCCVKYTGENLFLGNKFGDYVYRDGDLLTLKDNITSDVIKKFIDRDRYKKDNEYKKFISVIYALSRQCKDSCNRKDSYVREPLDFPEIIIISMDKDYTTKDIEVPIKRKSLGNITAQLQICVVRRNYGDDINSYTIVLVNREGYKNYGRDLKSIFQPEIRISTLDNPEIKFVENGERNLSNSKYDLDKEEESLELLYRNKKNYAVGHGVSTGQNVDIVTGLGEIWTTFLPRYEVKKMDFDIEGLNKDKSQEILSMKNLSDISKLSKKDKVNNLNKIVALYDNWIEELNTEINTLDSKFKNAALRHMEQCKLASNRMKKGIELIEKDDNVYIAFSLMNRALLMQRLHSHLGERYPMTGNLPENLMKKFPEIDYENSSPDEAMWRPFQIAYILMCIESIENPNCGYRDIVDLIWIPTGGGKTEAYLGLSAFTIFLRRLRHPQNGGGTTIIMRYTLRLLTSQQFIRASIMICACELIRREEKYNLGDEKITIGLWIGSKQTPNTKKDAKEKFSKLKSKAKNKFDLDYKKDNYNKFQLLKCPWCGTKLEKEFIHYSNKNKEEKEIEVGMWGYNFTGKSSRIFCPDEECPFSDENGGLPVQVVDECIYDTPPTLLFGTVDKFAMITWKERSSSLFALDVGNKNLSPELIIQDELHLISGPLGTIVGLYETAIDALCSEKGIRPKIIASTATIRRANEQCNQLYARDVIQFPSPGLDASDSFFTKDDNEKPGRLYVGVMPVGKTLTTAQVRLMSALTNRVKMIDMSENVKDKYWTLVCYFNTLKELGMTQSLVQADIQDNINIVSNRLLRRKPTRKLFNVAELNSRKTASQINNTLKDLETNYSEDNMKNNKWAIDVVLASNMISVGLDVSRLNLMMVLQQPKLTSEYIQATSRVGREKPGIIFTLYGPSRTRDKSHYEMFYDYHQSFYKHVEPTSVTCFSEPARNRMLHSIFIALVRHILGLSSEKSASEFKKDLSGLDKVENIIVNRAEKLFSMAGESEDIKQNEIDDIKNEIYKIEDQWAGRVDDLPDDMSLMYSGNKDQQFNLIKPFGKDGENKAMATLQSMRNVDKQSGVDILVFGDDEDE; this is encoded by the coding sequence ATGGATGAATTTGAAGAAGCTAGGGAAAAAATTTATGAGAGTGTAAGGAAAGAGCTGTTGGGACCTGGTTCTGAGGATATAGGTTCAGATGTAGAGCATGAACTTATAACGGATGAACCTATAACTAGGTATTCTACTGGAATTTTATTTCCACAAAAAGATGAGAAAAAACAAGAAGATGATGATATTGTAGATAAGATGAATGACCTCAGGAATGATTATGACTTATATGGATGTGAAGGGGGACATAAATTACCATGTAATAATAGCGGCGAACATAAAGGTGACCAAGAGGAAGTAAATTATAGTATAGAAGAAAAAATAAACATGGCCAATGAATTAAATCCATCATCTATGGGTATGACATTTTTTGCACGTGGTAATTTAAAAAAACTGAATATTAGGATTAAAGCGGCCAAATATAGAAAGAGTACTTTAAAAGATTGTTGCGTAAAATATACAGGTGAAAATTTATTTTTAGGGAATAAATTTGGAGATTACGTATATAGAGACGGTGACTTGTTAACGCTTAAGGATAATATAACATCCGATGTCATTAAAAAATTTATAGATAGAGATAGGTATAAAAAAGATAATGAATATAAGAAATTTATATCGGTAATATATGCGCTATCAAGGCAATGTAAAGATAGTTGTAACAGAAAGGACTCGTATGTTAGAGAACCGCTCGATTTTCCGGAAATTATAATTATAAGTATGGATAAAGATTATACAACTAAGGACATTGAGGTACCAATAAAACGTAAAAGCCTGGGAAATATTACAGCACAGCTACAGATATGTGTTGTCAGGAGAAACTATGGAGATGATATAAACAGTTATACAATTGTATTGGTAAATAGGGAAGGTTATAAGAACTATGGTAGAGATCTAAAATCAATTTTCCAGCCGGAAATTAGGATATCTACATTAGATAATCCAGAAATTAAATTCGTGGAAAATGGAGAGCGAAATCTTTCAAATTCAAAATATGACTTGGATAAAGAAGAAGAGTCTCTGGAACTCTTGTATAGGAATAAGAAAAATTATGCAGTTGGCCATGGTGTATCTACAGGACAAAATGTAGATATAGTAACTGGGCTTGGAGAAATATGGACTACATTTTTACCGAGATATGAAGTTAAAAAAATGGACTTTGATATAGAAGGGCTAAATAAAGATAAATCACAAGAAATATTATCTATGAAAAATTTATCTGATATATCAAAATTATCGAAGAAGGACAAAGTTAATAATTTAAACAAGATTGTTGCACTATATGATAACTGGATAGAAGAATTAAATACAGAAATCAATACATTGGATTCTAAATTTAAGAATGCAGCACTAAGACATATGGAACAATGCAAACTTGCGTCTAATAGGATGAAAAAGGGTATAGAATTAATAGAAAAAGATGATAATGTATATATTGCATTTTCTTTAATGAATAGGGCACTTCTAATGCAGAGGTTACATTCACATCTAGGTGAGAGATACCCAATGACAGGTAACTTACCTGAAAATCTTATGAAAAAATTTCCTGAAATTGATTATGAAAATTCGTCTCCGGATGAAGCCATGTGGAGACCATTTCAAATTGCATATATACTCATGTGTATTGAATCGATTGAAAATCCAAACTGTGGTTATAGGGACATTGTAGATTTGATATGGATTCCAACTGGGGGAGGAAAAACTGAAGCATATCTTGGACTTTCGGCCTTTACCATATTTTTAAGACGGTTAAGGCACCCTCAAAATGGGGGAGGTACCACTATAATAATGAGATATACACTGAGATTACTTACGTCTCAGCAATTTATAAGGGCAAGTATAATGATATGTGCCTGTGAATTGATAAGGAGGGAAGAAAAGTATAATTTAGGTGACGAAAAAATAACAATTGGCCTGTGGATTGGTTCTAAACAGACACCAAATACGAAAAAAGATGCCAAAGAAAAATTTAGTAAGTTAAAAAGTAAAGCTAAAAATAAATTTGATTTGGATTATAAAAAGGATAACTATAATAAATTTCAACTATTGAAATGTCCGTGGTGCGGTACTAAATTGGAAAAAGAATTTATACATTATAGTAATAAAAATAAGGAGGAAAAAGAAATAGAAGTTGGAATGTGGGGATATAATTTCACGGGTAAATCAAGTAGAATATTTTGTCCGGATGAAGAGTGCCCTTTTAGTGACGAAAATGGCGGGCTACCAGTACAAGTAGTAGATGAATGTATATATGATACACCACCGACATTGTTATTTGGAACTGTAGATAAGTTTGCCATGATAACATGGAAGGAAAGGTCATCTAGTTTATTTGCACTTGATGTGGGAAATAAAAATCTTTCGCCAGAATTAATAATACAGGATGAACTCCATTTAATATCGGGTCCACTTGGAACTATAGTTGGACTATATGAAACTGCCATAGATGCACTGTGTAGTGAAAAAGGTATTAGACCTAAAATAATAGCGTCAACTGCCACTATAAGGAGGGCTAATGAACAATGTAACCAATTATATGCAAGAGATGTTATACAGTTTCCTTCTCCGGGACTTGATGCCTCAGATTCTTTCTTTACGAAAGATGATAACGAAAAACCAGGTAGGCTATATGTAGGGGTAATGCCTGTAGGCAAAACTTTAACTACAGCCCAAGTTAGGCTTATGTCTGCACTTACTAATAGAGTCAAAATGATAGATATGTCTGAAAATGTAAAAGACAAGTATTGGACATTAGTTTGCTATTTTAATACGTTGAAGGAACTTGGAATGACACAGAGCCTTGTACAGGCGGATATACAGGATAATATAAACATAGTTTCAAATAGGCTCCTAAGGAGGAAACCAACTAGAAAGTTATTTAATGTAGCGGAGCTTAACAGTAGAAAAACTGCCAGCCAGATAAATAATACGTTAAAGGATCTGGAAACAAATTATTCAGAGGACAATATGAAAAATAATAAATGGGCAATAGATGTTGTACTTGCTTCAAATATGATTTCTGTAGGTTTAGATGTATCCAGGTTAAATTTAATGATGGTTTTACAGCAGCCAAAATTAACATCTGAGTATATACAGGCCACAAGTAGGGTAGGTAGGGAGAAACCAGGAATTATATTTACACTGTATGGACCGTCCAGGACTAGAGATAAGTCACATTATGAAATGTTTTATGATTACCACCAGTCTTTTTATAAACATGTTGAGCCAACAAGTGTGACGTGTTTTTCAGAACCTGCCAGAAATAGGATGTTGCATTCTATATTTATAGCTTTGGTAAGACATATACTCGGACTTTCTAGTGAGAAAAGTGCATCTGAATTTAAAAAAGATTTATCTGGGTTAGATAAGGTTGAAAATATAATTGTAAATAGGGCAGAAAAACTTTTTAGCATGGCTGGAGAGTCAGAAGATATTAAACAAAATGAAATAGATGATATAAAGAATGAAATATACAAAATAGAAGACCAATGGGCAGGTAGGGTTGACGATTTACCTGATGATATGAGTTTGATGTATTCTGGAAATAAAGACCAACAATTTAATTTGATAAAACCATTTGGGAAAGATGGAGAAAATAAAGCTATGGCAACCCTCCAATCTATGAGAAATGTGGACAAGCAATCGGGTGTAGATATATTAGTATTTGGAGATGATGAAGATGAGTAA
- a CDS encoding MBL fold metallo-hydrolase has product MEMELYFVNNINNLFNKKESIVTLFKVSDDNYVKSEDIYINEEKIINIEEGSFVYIDSKDQFISAGSNKIAKRQIFTNNMLRGKLITKYASPNNINLKKTDEVYSYHINVGHGNCSIIVFSYNSTYKIWVVDCSEFDFRKRVSYRQNINKCFQFIKNKFELNDVKIDKLFVTHPHYDHFNGINYLISQNYLTNTEVWINLYYSWPDSNYNKLLQNLRKLNLTLIEPKVSNGNGIIEILYPNETILRTHPKNVQSYPRYSIVPVKKINNSSAIFKINLAGKSMVFPGDIEEDGWNNVKCCYPHLKNATFYCISHHGSITGYKRNNCPQKCSINDIQFCCSDKRINILMGRNNAYPGIFNQSVLDSFKGRIYRTDLSDSNEEPCFIELNWKNSEIKYYNDKQVLDEVAATKEDQ; this is encoded by the coding sequence ATGGAGATGGAATTATACTTTGTGAATAATATTAACAATTTATTTAATAAAAAAGAAAGTATAGTTACTTTATTTAAGGTATCCGATGACAATTACGTTAAATCAGAAGATATTTACATTAATGAAGAAAAAATAATAAATATTGAAGAGGGAAGTTTTGTATACATAGATAGCAAAGATCAATTTATTAGTGCAGGTAGTAATAAAATAGCTAAAAGACAAATATTTACAAATAATATGCTTAGAGGAAAGTTAATTACTAAGTATGCTTCACCTAATAATATTAATTTAAAAAAAACCGACGAAGTTTATTCATATCATATTAATGTTGGCCATGGTAATTGTAGTATTATAGTATTTAGTTATAATAGTACATATAAAATATGGGTTGTGGATTGTTCGGAATTTGATTTTAGAAAACGTGTCAGCTATAGACAAAATATAAATAAGTGTTTTCAATTTATTAAAAATAAATTTGAATTAAATGATGTTAAAATAGATAAGTTGTTTGTAACTCATCCGCATTACGATCATTTCAATGGAATCAATTACTTAATTAGTCAAAATTATTTAACTAACACAGAAGTATGGATTAATTTATATTATTCGTGGCCAGATAGTAATTATAACAAATTATTGCAAAACTTAAGAAAATTAAATTTAACATTAATAGAACCTAAAGTCTCAAATGGCAATGGTATTATTGAAATTTTGTACCCTAATGAAACTATTTTAAGAACCCATCCTAAGAATGTTCAATCTTATCCTCGTTATAGTATTGTACCTGTGAAAAAAATAAACAATTCTTCAGCTATTTTTAAAATCAATCTTGCTGGCAAGTCAATGGTATTTCCTGGAGATATAGAAGAGGATGGTTGGAATAATGTTAAATGTTGCTACCCACATTTAAAAAATGCAACGTTTTATTGCATATCGCATCATGGTAGTATAACAGGATATAAAAGAAATAATTGTCCGCAGAAGTGTTCAATTAATGACATACAATTTTGTTGTTCTGATAAAAGAATAAATATTTTAATGGGAAGGAATAACGCGTATCCAGGAATTTTTAATCAATCTGTTTTAGATTCATTTAAGGGAAGAATCTATAGAACTGATTTAAGTGATAGTAATGAAGAGCCTTGCTTTATTGAACTTAATTGGAAAAATAGTGAAATTAAATATTATAATGATAAGCAAGTTTTAGACGAAGTTGCAGCAACAAAAGAAGATCAATAA
- a CDS encoding N-acetylmuramoyl-L-alanine amidase — MNIVNSNLNFRSALTWGNNPQAVVLHHAGAKVCSIEDIHRWHLENGWCGCSYHYLVRKSGNVYTGRNENAVGAHCPGYNSRSIGICAEGDFNIEVMGQTQYSALLELTHSMLSKYGISKVYGHRELYSTDCPGENFPLDRIRSEAAGSGDRLVYPGYLIKMNSGLEDSNVKAVQEKLMSRGYNVGRCGADGFFGEGTLEAVKSFQRDSGLAVDGIVGINTWNRLFG; from the coding sequence TTGAATATAGTAAATTCTAATTTGAATTTTAGGAGTGCTTTAACATGGGGCAACAACCCACAGGCAGTCGTTCTCCACCATGCAGGTGCAAAAGTGTGCAGTATAGAAGATATTCACAGGTGGCATCTTGAAAACGGCTGGTGCGGCTGCAGTTATCATTATCTTGTGAGGAAAAGCGGTAATGTATATACCGGAAGAAATGAAAATGCTGTAGGTGCCCACTGCCCAGGATATAATTCCAGATCCATAGGAATATGCGCTGAGGGTGATTTCAATATTGAAGTTATGGGACAAACACAGTACAGTGCATTATTAGAATTAACCCACTCCATGTTAAGCAAGTATGGAATAAGTAAGGTATATGGACATAGAGAGCTTTATTCTACTGACTGTCCTGGAGAGAACTTTCCGCTGGACAGGATAAGAAGTGAGGCTGCAGGAAGCGGTGATAGGTTAGTTTATCCAGGATATCTTATAAAGATGAATTCTGGTTTGGAGGATAGTAATGTAAAAGCTGTTCAGGAAAAGCTTATGAGCAGAGGTTATAACGTTGGAAGATGCGGTGCTGATGGATTCTTTGGAGAGGGTACCTTAGAGGCTGTGAAGAGTTTTCAGAGAGACAGCGGGCTTGCAGTTGATGGCATTGTTGGGATTAATACGTGGAATAGGTTGTTTGGATAA
- a CDS encoding DUF1659 domain-containing protein, which produces MAASSTKLSSSLVIVEKTGVNKSGKDALKKVTLGKIDMKAADQDIFDVVIGIQNVLNYPVNEIRKNDNSVIVNA; this is translated from the coding sequence ATGGCAGCAAGTTCAACAAAGCTTTCAAGTTCACTTGTTATTGTGGAAAAGACAGGTGTAAACAAATCAGGTAAAGATGCCCTTAAGAAAGTAACCCTGGGCAAAATTGATATGAAAGCAGCAGATCAGGATATATTTGATGTTGTAATTGGCATACAAAATGTACTTAACTATCCTGTAAATGAAATTCGAAAGAACGATAACAGCGTAATTGTCAATGCATAG